The following coding sequences are from one Paracoccus alcaliphilus window:
- a CDS encoding lysophospholipid acyltransferase family protein has product MTDQPLQRQATWRGETPPPLPAPRGIAAWWRVIRRGLPAILVLLIGVILILPLRGVERLIHGPRRPWTGPHVQIVCRLTLAAMGIRWRREGAAMTGPGAVVANHSSWLDILTMNAAMPVFFVSKAEVAGWPGINILTRVTNTHFVIRDPRLARQQAEEFAARIRAGHRLLFFPEGTSSDGRRVLPFKPTLFQGFLDPDLPDALAIQPMSVTYHAPPGTDPRFYGWWADMELGAHLLTVLAAPRQGSVTVRLHPPIPVAGQTRKTLATAAEAAVRAGL; this is encoded by the coding sequence ATGACCGACCAGCCTTTGCAGCGTCAGGCGACATGGCGTGGTGAAACCCCGCCGCCTCTGCCTGCCCCTCGCGGCATCGCCGCGTGGTGGCGGGTGATCCGGCGCGGTCTGCCCGCCATTCTGGTGCTGCTGATCGGGGTGATCCTGATCCTGCCCCTGCGCGGGGTCGAACGCCTGATCCACGGCCCCCGCCGCCCCTGGACCGGCCCGCATGTGCAGATCGTCTGCCGTCTGACGCTGGCCGCGATGGGCATCCGCTGGCGGCGCGAGGGCGCGGCGATGACCGGCCCCGGCGCGGTGGTGGCGAACCATTCAAGCTGGCTGGACATCCTGACGATGAATGCCGCGATGCCGGTCTTTTTCGTGTCCAAGGCCGAGGTGGCGGGCTGGCCCGGCATCAATATCCTGACCCGCGTCACCAATACCCATTTCGTGATCCGCGACCCCCGCCTCGCCCGCCAGCAGGCCGAGGAATTCGCCGCCCGTATCCGCGCCGGTCACCGGCTGCTGTTCTTTCCCGAAGGCACCTCCAGCGACGGGCGCCGGGTGCTGCCCTTCAAGCCGACGCTGTTTCAGGGCTTTCTGGACCCCGACCTGCCCGACGCGCTGGCAATCCAGCCGATGAGCGTGACCTATCACGCCCCCCCCGGCACCGATCCGCGCTTCTACGGCTGGTGGGCGGATATGGAGCTGGGCGCCCATCTGCTGACGGTTCTGGCCGCACCGCGTCAGGGATCAGTCACGGTGCGCCTGCATCCACCGATTCCCGTCGCAGGCCAGACCCGCAAGACGCTGGCCACCGCCGCCGAGGCAGCAGTGCGCGCAGGCCTGTAA
- a CDS encoding GNAT family N-acetyltransferase, translated as MRPDPAFFDIRIARSETDLLAAQRLRYRVFVEELGGDGKMVDHDRRLERDEFDPVVDQLCLVDTRRSEGDLDHVVGVYRLMSGEQAATFGRFYCDSEYDLAPLRACGRPLLELGRSCVDPAHRGGSGMFLLWNALADYVLDHGIEILFGVASFHGTDIPVLAPSLSWLHHHHSAPPHLRPKARPEGYQRMDLIAPDRLDRKEAMISMPALIKAYLRLGGVVGEGAFIDRDFNTTDVFLLMDTSAMSAKHRKFYEGRWQGQ; from the coding sequence ATGAGACCCGACCCCGCCTTTTTCGACATCCGCATCGCGCGCTCCGAGACGGACCTTCTGGCCGCGCAACGACTGCGCTATCGCGTGTTTGTCGAGGAACTGGGCGGCGACGGCAAGATGGTCGATCACGACCGGCGGCTGGAACGCGACGAATTCGACCCCGTGGTCGATCAGCTTTGCCTTGTTGATACGCGCCGTTCCGAAGGCGATCTGGATCACGTCGTGGGCGTCTATCGCCTGATGTCGGGCGAACAGGCGGCGACATTCGGGCGGTTCTATTGCGACAGCGAATATGACCTTGCACCGCTGCGTGCCTGCGGGCGTCCGCTGCTGGAACTGGGCCGGTCCTGCGTCGATCCGGCCCATCGCGGCGGCTCGGGGATGTTCCTTTTATGGAACGCGCTGGCCGATTACGTTCTGGACCACGGGATCGAGATCCTGTTCGGCGTCGCCAGCTTTCACGGCACCGACATCCCGGTGCTGGCGCCCTCGCTGTCATGGCTGCACCATCACCATTCCGCACCGCCGCATCTGCGCCCCAAAGCCCGCCCCGAAGGTTATCAGCGCATGGACCTGATCGCACCCGACAGGCTGGACCGGAAAGAGGCGATGATCAGCATGCCCGCGCTGATCAAGGCCTATCTGCGTCTGGGTGGCGTGGTCGGCGAAGGCGCGTTCATCGACCGCGATTTCAATACGACCGATGTGTTCTTGCTGATGGACACTTCCGCCATGTCGGCCAAGCACCGCAAATTCTATGAAGGCCGCTGGCAGGGCCAATGA
- a CDS encoding DUF3553 domain-containing protein, giving the protein MNEILEPGMIVTHPAAPEWGEGQVQSRIGTRITVNFTEGGKQVIDGSRVMLRILRRDDL; this is encoded by the coding sequence ATGAACGAGATATTGGAGCCCGGCATGATCGTGACCCATCCCGCCGCGCCCGAATGGGGCGAAGGACAGGTGCAATCACGGATCGGGACCCGGATCACGGTGAATTTCACCGAAGGCGGAAAACAGGTGATCGACGGCAGCCGGGTGATGCTGCGCATTCTCAGACGGGACGATCTGTAA
- a CDS encoding histidine phosphotransferase family protein, with product MVQQTTAAARVAAQELAALVGSRLCHDLVSPLGAIGNGVELLTMSGDYPGLRDSPELRLIMESVASAQQRIQTFRMAFGHASADHRISWTELGRLTDAVSGQGRIRVRLDAAGDFARTEVRMLMLALMCLETAMPWGGQVLAVHLAPGWRLVAESDRMRPDPALWSWLDGPAAQDRIAPSPSEVHFALLAELADGAGRRLQWDMDDSGAEIRF from the coding sequence ATGGTTCAGCAAACAACCGCAGCCGCGCGGGTCGCGGCGCAGGAACTGGCGGCGCTGGTCGGCTCTCGCCTGTGTCATGATCTTGTCTCGCCGCTGGGGGCGATCGGCAACGGGGTCGAGCTTCTGACCATGTCCGGCGACTATCCGGGGCTGCGCGACAGCCCGGAATTGCGGCTGATCATGGAATCGGTGGCCTCGGCGCAGCAGCGCATCCAGACCTTTCGGATGGCGTTCGGCCATGCCTCGGCGGATCACCGCATCTCTTGGACAGAGTTGGGGCGGCTGACCGATGCCGTCTCGGGGCAGGGGCGGATCAGGGTAAGGCTGGACGCGGCGGGCGATTTCGCGCGGACCGAGGTGCGGATGCTGATGCTGGCGCTGATGTGTCTGGAAACCGCGATGCCCTGGGGCGGGCAGGTTCTGGCGGTTCATCTGGCGCCCGGCTGGCGTCTGGTGGCCGAAAGCGACCGGATGCGCCCCGATCCGGCGCTGTGGTCATGGCTGGACGGCCCGGCCGCGCAGGACCGCATCGCGCCGTCGCCATCCGAGGTGCATTTCGCGCTGCTGGCCGAACTGGCCGATGGGGCGGGGCGCCGGCTGCAATGGGATATGGACGACAGCGGGGCCGAGATCCGGTTCTGA
- a CDS encoding methyltransferase family protein, translating into MTADYPQIWFLGFVVLAILTGMGWPHGPGWLIWPGGLLMGAGTALMGAAVIAMRRARTTVDPYGRPAALVVSGVFALSRNPIYLGNALLLAGLCLVMRAPFAVIVLVPAFVLVISSRFIPREEARLRASFPREFSDYSARTRRWL; encoded by the coding sequence ATGACGGCCGATTATCCGCAGATCTGGTTTCTGGGCTTTGTGGTGCTGGCCATTCTGACGGGGATGGGGTGGCCGCATGGTCCGGGCTGGCTGATCTGGCCCGGCGGGTTGCTGATGGGGGCGGGCACCGCGCTGATGGGGGCGGCGGTCATCGCCATGCGCCGGGCGCGCACCACCGTCGATCCCTATGGTCGTCCTGCCGCGCTTGTGGTTTCGGGTGTGTTCGCGCTGAGCCGCAATCCGATCTATCTGGGCAATGCGCTGCTGCTGGCGGGGTTGTGTCTGGTCATGCGCGCGCCGTTTGCGGTGATCGTGCTGGTTCCTGCCTTCGTGCTGGTGATCTCGTCCCGCTTCATTCCGCGAGAAGAGGCGCGTTTGCGCGCCAGCTTTCCGCGGGAATTCAGCGACTATTCCGCCCGGACCCGCCGTTGGCTGTGA
- a CDS encoding homoserine dehydrogenase, with product MSSPLRLGIAGLGTVGIGVVKIVQKHAGLLARRSGRPVEITAVSARDRMKNRDADLSAFRWETDPMALATAEDVDVFVELIGGDNGIAKDSIEAALRAGKDVVTANKALLAMHGQELAELAESLGRAIRFEAAVAGGIPVIKTMTESLAGNDITRVMGVMNGTCNYILTRMASAGLPYAAVFEEARQLGYLEADPTLDVGGIDAGHKLAILSSIAFGTRVNFDAVEIEGIERVSIDDINRVADMGYRIKLLGVAQMTPRGLEQRMSPCLVPADSPLGQLMGGTNMVVIEGDSVGQIVLRGAGAGEGPTASAVMSDIVEIARDIRLPVFGQPAAMLTDAVPARTAVPAAYYLRIELLDKPGALAKVATVLSDAGISIDRMRQYGHPDGASVPVLIVTDKTTPDAIDFAIEALPGTGVLIGDPVELRIEEV from the coding sequence ATGTCGTCCCCCCTTCGCCTGGGTATCGCCGGGCTTGGCACCGTCGGGATCGGTGTCGTCAAGATCGTTCAGAAACATGCCGGCCTGCTGGCCCGGCGCTCGGGCCGTCCGGTCGAGATTACCGCCGTCAGCGCGCGCGACCGGATGAAGAACCGCGATGCCGATCTGTCGGCCTTCCGCTGGGAGACCGACCCGATGGCGCTGGCCACGGCAGAGGATGTCGATGTCTTTGTCGAACTGATCGGCGGCGATAACGGTATCGCGAAGGACAGTATCGAGGCGGCGCTGCGGGCGGGCAAGGATGTGGTCACCGCCAACAAGGCGCTGCTGGCGATGCATGGGCAGGAACTGGCGGAACTGGCCGAAAGCCTTGGCCGGGCGATCCGTTTCGAGGCCGCCGTCGCAGGCGGCATCCCGGTCATCAAGACGATGACGGAATCGCTGGCCGGGAATGACATCACGCGGGTCATGGGCGTGATGAACGGCACCTGCAATTATATCCTGACCCGCATGGCCAGTGCAGGTCTGCCCTATGCGGCGGTGTTCGAAGAGGCGCGGCAGCTAGGCTATCTCGAGGCCGATCCGACGCTGGATGTGGGCGGGATCGACGCGGGGCACAAGCTGGCGATCCTGTCCTCGATCGCCTTCGGAACACGGGTGAATTTCGATGCGGTCGAGATCGAGGGGATCGAGCGGGTCAGCATCGACGACATCAACCGCGTTGCCGATATGGGCTATCGCATCAAGCTGCTGGGTGTGGCGCAGATGACGCCGCGCGGGCTGGAACAGCGCATGTCGCCCTGCCTCGTGCCTGCCGACAGTCCGTTGGGACAGTTGATGGGCGGCACCAATATGGTGGTGATCGAGGGTGACAGTGTCGGCCAGATCGTGCTGCGCGGCGCCGGCGCGGGCGAGGGTCCGACCGCCAGCGCGGTGATGTCCGATATCGTCGAGATCGCGCGTGATATCCGTCTGCCGGTCTTCGGTCAGCCCGCGGCGATGCTGACCGACGCGGTTCCGGCCCGGACCGCCGTGCCCGCCGCCTATTACCTGCGGATCGAGTTGCTGGACAAGCCCGGTGCGCTGGCCAAGGTCGCCACCGTGCTGAGCGATGCTGGGATCTCGATCGACCGGATGCGGCAATATGGCCATCCCGACGGAGCCAGTGTGCCGGTGCTGATCGTGACCGACAAGACGACGCCGGATGCGATCGATTTCGCCATCGAGGCGCTGCCCGGAACCGGCGTGCTGATCGGCGATCCCGTCGAGTTGCGGATCGAGGAAGTCTGA
- a CDS encoding lytic transglycosylase domain-containing protein, translated as MRFQPKLKTALCALLLAALAAPVSAEGLRLSGSSSKSRADQFQRQTRLMDSRLSAQYQRSARLQPNAGRAATSDATELAVAIPAYRGRRSEFLPHARAAAQRHGIPEDLFLRLVQQESGWNPSARSHKGATGLAQLMPGTAAKLGVNPLDPMQNLEGGARYLRMMYNQFGNWRLALAAYNAGPGAVQKYGGIPPYRETRNYVRIIHGS; from the coding sequence ATGAGGTTTCAACCCAAGCTGAAAACGGCGCTCTGCGCCCTGCTGCTGGCCGCACTTGCGGCGCCCGTTTCGGCCGAGGGGTTGCGCCTTTCCGGCAGTTCCAGCAAATCCCGCGCCGATCAGTTCCAGCGTCAGACCCGGCTGATGGATTCGCGCCTCTCGGCGCAATATCAGCGTTCCGCCCGCCTTCAGCCCAATGCCGGCCGCGCCGCAACAAGCGACGCCACCGAACTGGCCGTGGCCATTCCCGCCTATCGCGGCCGCCGCAGCGAGTTTCTGCCCCATGCGCGCGCAGCGGCACAACGCCACGGCATCCCCGAAGATCTTTTCCTGCGGCTGGTCCAGCAGGAATCAGGCTGGAATCCGTCCGCCCGCTCGCACAAGGGGGCAACCGGCCTTGCCCAGCTGATGCCGGGAACGGCGGCCAAACTGGGTGTGAACCCGCTCGATCCGATGCAGAATCTCGAGGGCGGCGCGCGCTATCTGCGCATGATGTACAATCAGTTCGGCAACTGGCGGCTGGCGCTTGCGGCCTATAATGCAGGCCCCGGCGCGGTGCAGAAATATGGTGGCATCCCGCCCTATCGCGAAACGCGAAACTACGTCCGCATCATTCACGGCAGCTGA
- the ssb gene encoding single-stranded DNA-binding protein, producing MAGSVNKVILIGNLGRDPEIRTFQNGGKVANLRIATSEQWKDRTSGERRERTEWHSVAIMSEGLVNVVERFLKKGSKVYVEGQLETRKWQDQSGQDRYTTEVVLRGFNGTLQMLDARGEGGGGSRDSGGGYDDYRGGDSGGGSAPSGSGGGAGRADYDDEIPF from the coding sequence ATGGCAGGCAGCGTGAACAAGGTCATTCTGATCGGCAATCTTGGCCGGGATCCAGAAATAAGGACCTTTCAGAATGGCGGCAAGGTCGCCAACCTGCGGATCGCGACATCCGAGCAGTGGAAGGACCGCACCAGCGGCGAGCGTCGCGAGCGGACCGAATGGCATTCCGTCGCGATCATGTCCGAGGGGCTGGTCAATGTGGTCGAGCGGTTCCTGAAGAAGGGCTCGAAGGTCTATGTCGAGGGGCAATTGGAAACCCGCAAATGGCAGGATCAGTCGGGGCAGGACCGCTATACCACCGAGGTGGTTCTGCGCGGCTTCAACGGCACGTTGCAGATGCTGGATGCCCGTGGCGAAGGCGGCGGTGGCAGCCGTGACAGCGGCGGCGGCTATGACGATTATCGCGGTGGCGATTCGGGCGGGGGTTCAGCGCCCTCGGGTTCGGGCGGTGGTGCCGGTCGCGCCGATTATGATGACGAGATCCCGTTCTGA
- a CDS encoding MmcQ/YjbR family DNA-binding protein, producing MSRDTVNRICAAFPGAEWSDPWGGGHDCWKVGARIFALTAAIRPTVAVKTDSIETAEMLIEAGIGQKADYMHRSWIALPLDADEAELRHRITASYRIIRNSLPKKVQAGLATL from the coding sequence ATGAGCCGCGACACCGTCAACCGCATCTGCGCCGCGTTTCCGGGGGCCGAATGGTCCGATCCCTGGGGCGGCGGACATGATTGCTGGAAGGTCGGCGCCCGGATCTTCGCCCTCACCGCCGCAATCCGCCCCACCGTCGCCGTCAAGACCGACAGCATCGAGACCGCCGAAATGCTGATCGAAGCGGGCATCGGCCAAAAGGCCGATTATATGCACCGCAGCTGGATCGCCTTGCCGCTGGACGCGGACGAGGCCGAACTGCGCCACCGAATCACCGCCAGCTATCGCATCATCCGCAACAGCTTGCCGAAAAAGGTTCAGGCTGGGCTGGCGACCCTCTGA
- a CDS encoding cytochrome P450, which produces MIPPRPTSGDGRSGFIRLARGFRRDLLSALPERLYRGWMAEFRNPLIHSFICNDPALVRLILRERPGDFPKSNRLREGLAPLLGNSIFISNGGEWAHQRRIIDPAFEGGRLRESFGAIWDATEATITRLRPGEVDIEPETSHAAADVIFRALFSLPIEHQIAERVFRAFRAHQAAQPLVNLASVVPLPRWFPRFHSRRIRQTAGEIRGLIETLVATRQQAIRDGTAPDDLATKIMTTPDPETGTCFTVPEMVDQVATFFLAGHETGASALAWALWLLAAHPEWQDRVAAEGTGLPRDFAAVSRLRASRAVFREALRLYPPVPMMVRQARIPETFRNRAVSKGAQLVISPWHLHRHQRLWDRPDDFDPDRWDTPEGKTSARDAFTPFSAGQRACPGAGFAMLEGVLMLARITAAFRLSRGSIDPIPVARLTVRGRDGILIRLEHREAI; this is translated from the coding sequence ATGATCCCGCCCCGCCCCACCAGCGGCGACGGACGCAGCGGCTTTATCCGGCTGGCGCGGGGCTTTCGGCGCGACCTGCTGTCGGCCCTGCCCGAGCGGCTCTATCGCGGCTGGATGGCCGAGTTCCGCAACCCGCTGATCCACAGCTTCATCTGCAACGACCCGGCACTGGTGCGGCTGATCCTGCGCGAGCGGCCCGGCGATTTCCCGAAATCGAACCGGCTGCGCGAAGGTCTGGCGCCACTGCTGGGCAACTCGATCTTCATCAGCAATGGCGGGGAATGGGCCCATCAGCGGCGCATCATCGACCCTGCCTTCGAGGGCGGCCGTCTGCGCGAAAGCTTTGGCGCCATCTGGGACGCGACCGAGGCCACCATCACCCGCCTGCGCCCCGGAGAGGTGGATATCGAGCCCGAAACCAGCCATGCCGCCGCCGATGTGATCTTCCGCGCGCTGTTCTCGCTGCCCATCGAACACCAGATCGCCGAGCGTGTGTTTCGCGCCTTCCGCGCCCATCAGGCCGCGCAGCCGCTGGTCAATCTGGCCTCGGTGGTACCGCTGCCGCGCTGGTTCCCGCGCTTTCATTCGCGCCGCATCCGCCAGACCGCAGGCGAGATCCGGGGCCTGATCGAAACGCTGGTCGCCACCCGCCAGCAGGCGATCCGCGATGGCACCGCCCCTGACGATCTGGCGACCAAGATCATGACCACGCCCGACCCCGAAACCGGCACCTGCTTCACCGTCCCCGAGATGGTCGATCAGGTCGCGACCTTCTTTCTGGCCGGGCATGAAACCGGCGCTTCGGCACTGGCATGGGCGCTGTGGCTGCTGGCGGCGCATCCCGAATGGCAGGACCGCGTAGCCGCCGAGGGCACGGGCCTGCCGCGCGATTTCGCCGCCGTCAGCCGCCTCAGGGCCAGCCGTGCCGTGTTCCGCGAGGCGCTGCGCCTCTATCCCCCGGTGCCGATGATGGTGCGGCAGGCGCGCATCCCCGAAACCTTCCGCAACCGCGCCGTGTCCAAGGGGGCGCAACTGGTGATCTCGCCCTGGCACCTGCACCGGCATCAGCGGCTGTGGGACCGCCCCGACGATTTCGACCCGGACCGATGGGACACGCCCGAGGGCAAGACCTCTGCCCGCGATGCCTTCACCCCGTTTTCCGCCGGTCAGCGCGCCTGCCCCGGCGCCGGTTTTGCTATGCTGGAGGGGGTGCTGATGCTGGCCAGGATCACGGCGGCCTTCCGCCTGTCGCGCGGCAGCATCGATCCCATCCCTGTCGCCCGCTTGACCGTGCGCGGCCGCGACGGCATCCTGATCCGGCTGGAACATCGCGAGGCCATATGA
- a CDS encoding M48 family metallopeptidase — protein MLKLTPILLLIAYMAVMWFFSAWRLKQDLKQKSSPLNHPRLSPMLKRLGEAMDLPPIRAQIYEVEPVNGLAAPDGRIFLTRGFIRKLDACEVTPEELASVIAHELGHVSLGHSRRRMIDFAGQNAIRMALAGVLGRIIPGIGPWIATLIANAVAARLSRQDEFEADRFASALMMRAGLGTAPQKSLFRKLDKMAGGRSTAPAWFLSHPPVERRIAAIEQHEARWQKG, from the coding sequence ATGCTGAAACTGACCCCCATCCTGTTGCTGATCGCCTATATGGCGGTGATGTGGTTCTTTTCGGCCTGGCGGCTGAAGCAGGACCTGAAGCAGAAATCCTCGCCTCTGAACCATCCCCGCCTGTCGCCGATGCTGAAACGTCTGGGCGAAGCGATGGACCTGCCGCCGATCCGCGCCCAAATCTATGAGGTCGAGCCGGTCAACGGCCTTGCCGCCCCCGATGGCCGCATCTTCCTGACCCGCGGTTTCATCCGCAAGCTGGACGCCTGCGAGGTCACGCCCGAGGAACTGGCCAGCGTCATCGCGCATGAGCTGGGCCATGTCAGCCTTGGCCATTCGCGGCGCCGGATGATCGACTTTGCCGGGCAGAACGCGATCCGCATGGCGCTGGCGGGCGTGCTGGGCCGGATCATTCCGGGCATCGGGCCGTGGATTGCCACGCTGATCGCCAATGCCGTCGCCGCCCGCCTGTCGCGACAGGACGAATTCGAGGCCGACCGCTTCGCCAGCGCGCTGATGATGCGCGCCGGTCTGGGAACCGCTCCGCAGAAATCGCTGTTTCGCAAGCTGGACAAGATGGCCGGGGGCCGCAGCACCGCCCCCGCATGGTTCCTGTCGCACCCGCCGGTCGAGCGCCGCATCGCCGCGATCGAGCAGCACGAGGCCCGCTGGCAGAAAGGCTGA
- a CDS encoding vWA domain-containing protein, with product MFIPFLDGLRRQGVPVSLREWLDLMGGMAAGLPGHGVEGFYHFARLVLVKDERHIDRFDRAFAEAFSGLEHIPVEALVTEQAIPKEWLEKLAEKLLTDEEKAAIEGSGSFEELMKKLRERLAEQQARHQGGNKWIGTGGTSPFGAYGYNPEGVRIGQHESRHRRAVKVWDKREFRDFDDSVELGTRNIKVALKRLRQWARHGAAEELDLPATIRATADHGYIDVQTRPERRNAVKVLLFLDVGGSMDDHVRVVDELFSAARAEFRHMQHFYFHNCLYEGLWTDNRRRWDQQTPTWDVMHRYGRDYKCIFVGDASMSPYEIVAPGGANEHWNPESGELWLRRACETWPDHIWLNPVPQPHWRHTQSIAMIGQIFENRMMPLTLEGLTQAMRVLG from the coding sequence ATGTTCATTCCCTTCCTTGACGGGTTACGCCGACAAGGAGTTCCCGTCAGCCTGCGCGAATGGCTGGATCTGATGGGGGGAATGGCGGCGGGTCTGCCCGGTCACGGGGTCGAGGGGTTCTATCACTTTGCCCGGCTGGTTCTGGTCAAGGACGAACGCCATATCGACCGTTTCGACCGCGCCTTCGCCGAGGCATTTTCGGGTCTTGAGCATATCCCGGTCGAGGCGCTGGTCACTGAACAGGCGATCCCAAAGGAATGGCTGGAAAAGCTGGCCGAGAAACTGCTGACCGACGAGGAAAAGGCGGCAATCGAAGGCAGCGGCAGTTTCGAGGAACTGATGAAAAAGCTGCGCGAGCGGTTGGCCGAGCAGCAGGCCCGCCATCAGGGCGGCAACAAGTGGATCGGCACCGGCGGCACCTCGCCCTTCGGCGCCTATGGCTATAACCCCGAAGGCGTGCGCATCGGCCAGCATGAAAGCCGCCACCGTCGCGCGGTGAAGGTCTGGGACAAGCGCGAATTCCGCGATTTCGACGACAGCGTGGAACTGGGCACCCGCAATATCAAGGTCGCGCTGAAACGGCTGCGGCAATGGGCGCGGCACGGCGCGGCCGAGGAACTGGACCTGCCCGCCACCATCCGCGCCACCGCCGATCACGGCTATATCGACGTGCAGACGCGGCCGGAACGTCGCAACGCGGTCAAGGTGCTGCTGTTTCTGGACGTGGGCGGCTCGATGGACGATCACGTCCGGGTGGTGGACGAGTTGTTCTCGGCCGCGCGGGCCGAATTCCGGCATATGCAGCATTTCTATTTCCACAACTGCCTTTACGAAGGCCTGTGGACCGACAACCGCCGCCGCTGGGACCAGCAGACGCCGACATGGGATGTCATGCACCGTTACGGGCGCGATTATAAATGCATCTTCGTCGGCGATGCCTCGATGTCGCCATATGAGATCGTGGCGCCGGGTGGCGCGAATGAACACTGGAACCCCGAATCCGGCGAGTTGTGGCTGCGCCGCGCCTGCGAGACATGGCCCGATCACATCTGGCTGAACCCGGTGCCACAGCCGCATTGGCGCCATACCCAGTCCATCGCCATGATCGGCCAGATCTTCGAGAACCGCATGATGCCCCTGACGCTGGAGGGGTTGACGCAGGCGATGCGGGTGCTGGGATGA
- a CDS encoding Fur family transcriptional regulator: protein MTETRAKQLEEALRAAGVRVTRQRAALLRVLADSADHPDATELHSRAEAAGAGVSLATVYRTLTTLQAQGVIEKLEFQGEPARWETADQQHHDHMIDVDTGEVMEFTSERIERLQAEIAAAMGYEIVHHRMELYVRRKQAR from the coding sequence ATGACAGAGACGCGCGCGAAACAGCTGGAAGAGGCATTGCGGGCCGCAGGCGTGCGGGTGACGCGGCAGCGCGCGGCGTTGCTGCGGGTGCTGGCCGACAGCGCCGATCACCCCGACGCGACGGAATTGCACAGCCGGGCCGAGGCCGCGGGCGCGGGGGTGTCGCTGGCCACGGTCTATCGCACGCTGACCACCTTGCAGGCGCAGGGCGTGATCGAAAAGCTGGAATTTCAGGGCGAACCGGCCCGCTGGGAAACCGCCGACCAGCAGCATCACGATCACATGATCGACGTCGATACCGGCGAGGTGATGGAATTCACCAGCGAAAGGATCGAGCGTCTTCAGGCCGAGATCGCCGCCGCGATGGGATACGAGATCGTCCATCACCGGATGGAACTGTATGTGCGGCGTAAACAGGCGCGCTGA
- a CDS encoding YigZ family protein encodes MAGLQVFDKIISDRGSRYAVSGGPARNRAEVAALLAKLKSAKRFQKATHHSWAAILEGEPVKDDDGESGAGALILQMLERAGLHDHVVVVTRWYGGKHLGGDRFRHVADAVRHYLAHHS; translated from the coding sequence ATGGCCGGATTGCAGGTTTTCGACAAGATCATCTCGGATCGCGGGTCGCGCTACGCGGTGTCGGGCGGTCCTGCGCGCAACCGGGCCGAGGTGGCGGCGCTGCTGGCAAAGCTGAAATCCGCCAAGCGCTTCCAGAAGGCGACCCATCACAGCTGGGCCGCGATCCTGGAGGGAGAGCCGGTCAAGGACGATGACGGCGAAAGCGGCGCGGGGGCGCTGATTTTGCAAATGCTGGAGCGCGCCGGGCTGCACGATCATGTCGTCGTCGTGACCCGCTGGTATGGCGGCAAGCATCTGGGCGGCGATCGTTTCCGCCATGTCGCGGATGCCGTACGCCACTATCTGGCGCATCATTCCTGA
- a CDS encoding pseudoazurin, translated as MIIRSLTALLLLTGPVWAEVHEVKMLNSNDTGNMVYEPDFLTVAPGDTIKFIPTDPSHNAESIKEMTPEGAEPIKGKINQELEVTLTEEGIYGIKCTPHYAMGMVMLIEVGEGHEITLPEKMPRGVQNRFDDILERAGREAS; from the coding sequence ATGATTATTCGCAGCCTGACCGCTTTGCTGCTTCTGACCGGCCCCGTCTGGGCCGAGGTGCATGAAGTGAAGATGCTGAACAGCAACGACACCGGAAACATGGTCTATGAGCCCGATTTCCTGACCGTCGCCCCCGGCGATACGATCAAGTTCATCCCCACCGATCCCAGCCACAATGCCGAAAGCATCAAGGAGATGACCCCCGAAGGCGCCGAGCCCATCAAGGGCAAGATCAACCAGGAGCTGGAGGTCACCCTGACCGAGGAAGGCATATATGGCATCAAATGCACACCGCATTACGCCATGGGCATGGTCATGCTGATCGAGGTCGGCGAGGGCCACGAAATCACCCTACCGGAAAAGATGCCGCGCGGCGTGCAGAACCGCTTTGACGACATCCTTGAACGCGCGGGGCGCGAAGCCAGCTGA